TAAGAATGACTAATGGCCAGTTTATGAAAGCGGGTTCAAAACATTTTCCTAAATCGCACAGAAAACAACAAATTATCACAACAACAGATACTGTTTTAAAAGAAGTAGGCGCCACTGATTTCACGGTTGACCAGATAGTTGACCGCAGTGGCGTGGCCGAAGGTATCAGTTATAAATACTATAAAAGTAAAGACGATATCCTTGCCGAAGTGAGCGTTAAAGCCTTGGAGCTGTTATTAGATTATTTCAAAACTGCTCTCCAGAAAGAGAAGAATTTACCGGAGGCCACAAAAGGATTAA
This genomic stretch from Xanthocytophaga agilis harbors:
- a CDS encoding TetR/AcrR family transcriptional regulator is translated as MKAGSKHFPKSHRKQQIITTTDTVLKEVGATDFTVDQIVDRSGVAEGISYKYYKSKDDILAEVSVKALELLLDYFKTALQKEKNLPEATKGLIMAYYHYYLDHPRYFELILYMERPDFNSSIRNYLVISRELRDFFTKHIENCQAANVIKKDVDATYCTYMIWGSL